The genomic stretch GGCCGCAGCGAATCGTCGGCCGAGATCGTCTGCGGTCCCTTGCGGGTCTTGACGGTGATCGGGGCGATCTCCTCCGCGAACTTCCCGGCCGCCTGGGCCGCGGCGGCGCGCCGCTGCGACTCGAGCGCGAACGCATCCTGCTCCTCGCGCGTCACCCCGTATTTCGCGGCGACGCGGTCGGACGTCTGCGCCATCATGAGCCCCGAGTACGTGTCGAGGAGGGCCTCGTAGAGCGAGTCCTCGAGCTTTGCGCCTCCGAGCCGGAATCCCTTCCGCGCGCCGCGAATGACGTGCGGCGCCTGCGTCATGTTCTCCATGCCGCCGACGAGCACGGTCTGCGCGTCCCCGAGCAGGATGCGGTCGGCGCCCTGCGCGATCGCCTCGAAGCCGGAGCCGCAGAGCCGGTTGACGGTCAGCGCCGGCACCTCCTTCGGAACGCCGGCCTTGAGCGCCACGTGGCGCGCGCCGTAAACGGCGTCCGAGGAGGACTGGATCACGTTTCCGAAGATCACGTGGTCGATCGTGGAGGGCTCGACGCCGGAGCGCCGGAGCGCCTCCTTCGCCGCGACGACTCCGAGGTCGATCGCGGAGACGTCCGAAAAGACTCCGTTGTAGTCGGCCATCGGGGTGCGCGCCCCGTCCAGGATGACGATGTCGTTCTTGGGCTTCATGCGGCTAGTCTACGTCGACCGCGGCCTCGTGGAACCGCCGGC from Thermoanaerobaculia bacterium encodes the following:
- a CDS encoding acetyl-CoA C-acetyltransferase; the protein is MKPKNDIVILDGARTPMADYNGVFSDVSAIDLGVVAAKEALRRSGVEPSTIDHVIFGNVIQSSSDAVYGARHVALKAGVPKEVPALTVNRLCGSGFEAIAQGADRILLGDAQTVLVGGMENMTQAPHVIRGARKGFRLGGAKLEDSLYEALLDTYSGLMMAQTSDRVAAKYGVTREEQDAFALESQRRAAAAQAAGKFAEEIAPITVKTRKGPQTISADDSLRPDTSIEALAKLKPSFGENGMVTAGNASGIVDGAAALVVTSAEKARAEGKTPLGRIAGWAVVGCDPELMGIGPAPAARKALAEAGLSIADIDLWEINEAFAGQILGVVKDLGIDRDRLNANGGAIALGHPLGATGARLALTLLYEMRRRGVKRGLAGACIGGGQGYAMILER